The [Bacillus] selenitireducens MLS10 genome includes a region encoding these proteins:
- a CDS encoding RNA polymerase sigma factor encodes MSDIETLFEDHADDVYHFLVYYTRRDDVEDLVQETFIRALRSIDGFEGRSAAKTWLITIARRLTVDGGRKKRDVPVGDEHLEYRQNETGTDASEAVIRQETADELLDQIHRLPDRQRDVMLLRGISELDATETAAVLNMSRTGVYVTYHRALRTLRSRMDRGGDRL; translated from the coding sequence ATGTCAGATATTGAAACACTGTTTGAGGACCATGCGGATGATGTGTATCATTTCCTGGTCTATTATACGAGGCGTGATGATGTGGAGGATCTCGTGCAGGAGACGTTTATCCGCGCGCTCCGTTCCATTGACGGTTTTGAGGGGCGGTCGGCCGCGAAGACATGGCTGATTACGATTGCGAGGCGTCTTACCGTGGATGGAGGGCGGAAGAAGCGGGATGTGCCGGTTGGTGATGAACACCTTGAATACCGGCAGAACGAAACCGGAACAGATGCGTCAGAAGCGGTGATTCGTCAGGAAACGGCGGATGAACTGCTTGATCAGATTCACCGGCTTCCGGACAGGCAGCGGGATGTGATGCTGTTGAGAGGGATCAGTGAGCTCGATGCCACAGAAACCGCAGCGGTGCTTAACATGAGCCGGACGGGCGTGTATGTGACGTATCACCGTGCCCTGCGTACATTAAGGAGCCGAATGGACCGAGGAGGCGATAGGCTGTGA
- a CDS encoding SHOCT domain-containing protein: MHMMGGGGPGGFWWMPVMMGVYVLILIILAVVLIRSFTKGSGKGKSAIDILNEQLARGEISEEDYDRLKAKILDSERRDRQ, translated from the coding sequence ATGCATATGATGGGAGGCGGAGGACCGGGCGGCTTCTGGTGGATGCCGGTGATGATGGGCGTGTACGTTCTGATCCTGATCATTTTGGCCGTCGTCTTAATCCGCTCGTTTACGAAAGGTTCAGGTAAGGGAAAATCGGCGATTGATATTCTCAACGAACAGCTCGCAAGAGGCGAGATCAGTGAAGAGGATTACGACCGTCTGAAGGCCAAAATCCTCGACAGTGAAAGGCGGGATCGGCAATGA
- a CDS encoding sensor histidine kinase gives MRQLSVKIGLLFLVFILLIQSVLFFALYWTIAGDRVDEVFEGMLAQGRSHAEALSMDFTDETMAHVVMMEQGNEQDVLITGTDGEILKQGGDFPEEITVDGWLDGLPETGPDSVMLEENWQGATHVLSASRVTIDGTVAGYVVMAAPSGMILGTVSQLTNQFVIGGLLSVVLTMVTVFFLSRVVSLPLRQMTEATRDLAKGEMHVTLGYDRNDELGELELAIRQLAQDLEKVKQERNEFLAGIAHELKTPLTYVKGYADMAKRADTGEADRARYLAIIEEEAASLTRLVGDLFDLAKLDSNSFAIEKGTVDLSDVLRGFCRDLAPVAKERNRLLAGDIEDRIRVKADECRLIQVLRNLTDNAIRYSDEDSAVTVSLTRAGDGRILLAVADEGAGIAKHHLPYLFDRLYRADPSRSRETGGSGIGLSIVKAIVDQHGWAIEAKSEVNKGTVMTVTIPKGDVLDGDDPDCG, from the coding sequence ATGAGGCAGCTGTCCGTGAAAATCGGTCTGCTGTTTCTCGTTTTTATACTGCTTATTCAGTCGGTCCTGTTTTTCGCCCTTTATTGGACCATTGCAGGAGACCGGGTCGATGAGGTGTTTGAAGGGATGCTCGCACAGGGGCGAAGCCATGCCGAAGCGCTGTCGATGGATTTCACTGACGAGACGATGGCGCATGTCGTGATGATGGAACAGGGGAACGAGCAGGATGTGCTGATTACCGGAACAGACGGTGAGATTCTGAAACAGGGCGGGGATTTCCCAGAGGAGATCACGGTGGACGGTTGGCTCGACGGTTTGCCGGAAACGGGGCCGGACAGCGTGATGCTTGAGGAGAACTGGCAGGGGGCGACGCATGTCCTCTCTGCATCCCGGGTGACCATTGACGGTACCGTGGCGGGTTACGTGGTGATGGCGGCTCCGTCCGGCATGATCCTTGGAACGGTCTCGCAGTTGACGAATCAGTTTGTCATCGGTGGTCTGTTGTCGGTCGTTCTGACGATGGTGACGGTGTTCTTCCTGAGCCGCGTCGTATCCCTGCCCCTGAGACAGATGACGGAAGCGACCCGTGACCTGGCTAAAGGCGAGATGCATGTCACCCTCGGGTATGACCGGAATGATGAGCTTGGTGAGCTTGAGCTCGCGATCCGTCAGCTCGCGCAGGACCTTGAGAAGGTGAAACAGGAGCGAAACGAGTTCCTCGCAGGCATTGCCCACGAGCTGAAGACCCCGCTTACATACGTCAAAGGCTATGCCGATATGGCGAAGAGGGCGGATACCGGTGAAGCGGACAGGGCGCGCTATTTGGCGATCATTGAAGAAGAGGCGGCTTCGCTCACGCGTCTCGTGGGAGATCTGTTTGATCTGGCGAAGCTTGATTCCAATTCGTTTGCCATAGAGAAAGGGACCGTTGATCTCTCTGACGTTCTCCGGGGCTTTTGCCGGGATCTTGCCCCGGTTGCCAAGGAGCGAAACAGGCTGCTTGCCGGTGACATCGAGGATCGGATCCGGGTGAAAGCCGATGAGTGCCGTCTCATTCAGGTGCTTCGGAACCTGACGGATAATGCGATCCGGTATTCGGATGAGGATTCGGCGGTAACGGTCTCTTTGACGCGTGCCGGTGATGGCCGTATCCTGTTGGCTGTTGCTGACGAAGGAGCCGGGATCGCGAAGCACCATCTGCCCTATCTGTTTGACCGGCTGTACCGGGCTGATCCGTCCCGTTCGCGGGAAACCGGCGGAAGCGGGATTGGGCTGTCGATTGTGAAGGCGATCGTCGATCAGCACGGCTGGGCGATTGAAGCGAAGAGTGAAGTCAATAAGGGGACCGTGATGACGGTGACGATACCGAAAGGAGACGTTCTTGATGGCGACGATCCTGATTGTGGATGA
- a CDS encoding type II toxin-antitoxin system HicB family antitoxin, producing MKKEVRDILNKPYHIVTNAVRDEVGHYYVARVLEFDGCIATGETQEEAHQMVNEVMESYIEDMLEDGDAIPEPVGDDHFSGNVRLRMPKSLHRDLSRAAKLEGVSLNQYLISKLSK from the coding sequence GTGAAAAAAGAAGTCAGAGATATTCTGAACAAGCCTTATCATATCGTAACGAACGCGGTTCGTGATGAGGTGGGTCACTATTATGTGGCCAGAGTATTGGAATTCGACGGATGCATAGCTACAGGAGAGACGCAAGAAGAAGCGCATCAGATGGTCAATGAAGTGATGGAAAGTTATATCGAAGACATGCTTGAGGATGGAGATGCGATTCCGGAGCCGGTTGGGGATGATCATTTCAGTGGTAACGTCAGGCTTCGCATGCCGAAGAGTCTCCACAGGGATTTAAGTCGTGCCGCAAAATTGGAAGGGGTCTCATTAAATCAATACCTGATCTCCAAATTGAGTAAATGA
- a CDS encoding MBL fold metallo-hydrolase — protein sequence MHIQLIRNATVIIQIAGKRLLVDPMLSPKGTMPGFRNSPREEEGNPLVELPVPIEEIVEIDAVIVTHLHADHWDQAAVDHLPKDVSLFCQNEEDQRAIKNQGFRDVRVLRPETKWAGIQLTVTPAQHGRGEILNHLGHVSGVVLKHPSEPVTYLTGDTVWYEGVAETIRRHEPDVIVVNGGDNQFHTGGSLVMGKKDILDVHKASPASDLVAVHMEAVNHWTLSRMELRRFSEEEGMAERLWIPDDGESRSY from the coding sequence ATGCATATTCAACTGATCCGAAATGCCACTGTGATCATACAGATCGCAGGGAAAAGGCTGCTCGTTGACCCGATGCTGTCACCTAAAGGCACGATGCCCGGTTTTCGAAACAGTCCGAGAGAAGAAGAAGGAAATCCCCTCGTTGAGTTGCCTGTTCCGATTGAGGAGATTGTTGAAATCGATGCGGTGATTGTGACACATCTCCATGCGGATCACTGGGATCAGGCTGCGGTGGATCATTTGCCGAAAGACGTGTCGCTCTTTTGTCAGAATGAAGAGGATCAGCGGGCGATCAAGAACCAGGGCTTCCGGGATGTCCGGGTGCTGAGGCCGGAGACGAAGTGGGCAGGGATACAGCTTACCGTGACCCCGGCCCAACACGGAAGAGGAGAAATACTGAATCACCTCGGTCACGTCTCAGGTGTTGTGCTCAAGCACCCGTCGGAACCGGTGACGTATCTTACGGGAGACACGGTCTGGTATGAGGGTGTCGCGGAGACGATTCGCCGTCACGAGCCGGATGTGATCGTCGTGAACGGCGGGGACAATCAGTTTCACACAGGCGGGTCGCTCGTGATGGGCAAAAAAGATATCTTAGACGTGCACAAGGCTTCGCCGGCGAGTGATCTTGTCGCTGTTCATATGGAAGCGGTGAATCACTGGACGCTCTCACGCATGGAGCTTCGCCGGTTTTCCGAAGAGGAGGGAATGGCGGAGCGTTTATGGATTCCGGACGACGGCGAGTCCCGGTCCTATTGA
- a CDS encoding carbohydrate ABC transporter permease, with translation MSDSNETSNKLNQTEPAAPKEPKRRKFSQRQKNMASGYLFISPFYFLFAVFGLFPILFSFYLAFFRWDGLGPMEYVGFRNFEIIFNDPLFWKSLYNTIIIGLMGTAPQLIAALLLAFALNSVLVKAKSAFRLAIFLPYVTSIVAVAIVFSVIFSNQASGLVNSFIGLFGADPVTWSRSEWGTKFAIATMIFWRWVGYNMIIYLAGMQSIPNDLYEAAKIDGATVRQQIWYVTIPMLKPFIIFTVFTATIGALQVFAEPHIFQGRAGRTEGITVVLYLYRDAFVSNFFGTASATAIVLFFIIIVMSISNMYFANRIGQSKKVGVKQ, from the coding sequence ATGTCTGATTCCAATGAAACATCAAACAAATTGAACCAGACAGAACCGGCGGCTCCGAAAGAGCCGAAGCGGAGAAAGTTTTCGCAGCGTCAGAAGAATATGGCGTCCGGCTATCTGTTTATCTCGCCATTTTACTTTCTGTTTGCGGTTTTTGGGCTTTTCCCGATTTTATTCAGTTTTTATCTCGCATTTTTCCGCTGGGACGGTCTTGGCCCGATGGAGTATGTCGGATTCAGAAACTTTGAGATCATTTTTAATGATCCGCTGTTTTGGAAGTCCCTGTACAATACGATCATCATCGGTCTGATGGGAACGGCTCCGCAGCTGATTGCAGCACTGCTGCTCGCTTTTGCACTGAACTCTGTTCTGGTTAAAGCGAAGAGTGCTTTCCGTCTTGCGATTTTCTTGCCGTATGTCACGTCGATCGTTGCCGTGGCCATCGTATTCAGTGTCATCTTCAGTAACCAGGCATCCGGTCTTGTCAACTCATTCATCGGCCTGTTTGGTGCAGATCCGGTCACGTGGTCACGTTCCGAATGGGGGACGAAGTTCGCTATTGCGACGATGATCTTCTGGCGTTGGGTCGGGTATAACATGATTATTTATCTTGCCGGGATGCAGAGTATTCCGAACGACCTGTATGAAGCGGCCAAAATCGACGGCGCAACTGTACGGCAGCAAATCTGGTATGTCACGATCCCAATGCTGAAGCCGTTCATTATCTTCACGGTCTTCACTGCGACAATCGGGGCGCTTCAAGTCTTTGCCGAGCCGCATATCTTCCAGGGGAGAGCGGGACGGACCGAGGGGATTACCGTGGTACTCTACCTCTACCGTGACGCCTTCGTGAGTAACTTCTTTGGAACGGCATCTGCAACGGCCATCGTGCTCTTCTTTATCATTATCGTCATGTCCATTTCGAACATGTACTTTGCGAACCGAATTGGTCAGTCGAAGAAGGTAGGTGTGAAACAATGA
- a CDS encoding YesL family protein: MNKIQQLSEGIFRYALLNLMWVGYSLLGFIVFGILPATIALFKVHFHQHRNRLEPERESDVRVFHEAYKSSFIRGNLLMLILTAAGVFLYADLYIVLRMDHALMPILLGLIVALTVLYLLFLFFVPASFAYENRPFFETIRAGFYMAVLSPIYSISLVIAFGIIIYAGQIVPAIHLFFTASVMTYLVTAVFLLKADRLRRMAGKNN, translated from the coding sequence ATGAACAAAATCCAGCAGCTCAGTGAAGGGATCTTTCGCTACGCCTTGTTAAACCTGATGTGGGTCGGGTATTCTCTTCTCGGTTTCATCGTGTTCGGGATTTTGCCGGCTACCATTGCCCTTTTTAAGGTGCATTTCCACCAGCACCGGAATCGCCTTGAGCCTGAAAGGGAATCGGATGTCCGGGTGTTTCATGAGGCATATAAATCATCTTTTATCAGAGGCAATCTCTTAATGCTGATACTCACGGCCGCAGGAGTCTTCCTCTACGCGGATCTGTACATTGTTCTGAGGATGGATCATGCGCTCATGCCAATCCTGCTCGGCCTGATTGTGGCACTGACAGTATTGTATCTGCTGTTTCTGTTTTTCGTGCCGGCGTCGTTTGCTTACGAAAACCGGCCGTTTTTTGAAACGATCCGTGCGGGGTTCTATATGGCTGTTCTTTCACCGATCTACTCCATTTCGCTGGTGATCGCCTTCGGAATTATCATTTATGCAGGTCAAATTGTCCCTGCAATCCACTTATTTTTCACGGCCAGTGTCATGACATACCTTGTCACAGCAGTGTTTCTGCTGAAGGCGGACAGGCTCAGACGCATGGCTGGAAAAAATAATTAA
- a CDS encoding alpha/beta fold hydrolase, producing the protein MDPFEQYYIQIEGREDATHTLVFAHGFGCDQQVWNLVSPAFEDEYLIVRFDYTGAGRSAKSAYSSEKYRTLDGYAEDLKAVIHAAGGERITVVAHSVSGMIAAQAIIDEPGLFDDLIMIGPSAHYLNHPDYHGGFDREDIDGLLHMMEQNYKEWARYLAPIVMKNEDRPELAEDFSNQLCSNDAAIIREFAEATFLSDHRDILEAVNVPVLVIQPADDTIVPVEATTYLVRELPDARIVWMNGRGHNPHLSHPEELIPLIEEWTGRDGVRE; encoded by the coding sequence ATGGATCCTTTTGAACAGTATTATATCCAGATCGAGGGCAGAGAGGACGCAACTCATACGCTCGTGTTTGCTCACGGCTTCGGCTGTGATCAGCAGGTATGGAATCTTGTCAGCCCGGCGTTCGAGGACGAGTACCTTATCGTGCGTTTTGATTATACAGGGGCAGGCCGTTCGGCAAAGTCTGCATACAGCTCGGAAAAATACCGGACCCTTGACGGTTACGCAGAGGATTTAAAAGCGGTGATCCATGCCGCGGGTGGTGAACGGATCACCGTTGTGGCGCATTCCGTCAGCGGCATGATCGCCGCCCAGGCGATCATCGATGAACCGGGTCTGTTTGATGATTTGATCATGATCGGTCCGTCCGCGCATTACCTGAATCATCCGGACTATCACGGTGGTTTTGACCGCGAAGATATTGATGGGCTGCTTCATATGATGGAACAGAATTATAAAGAATGGGCCCGTTACCTGGCACCGATCGTGATGAAGAATGAAGACCGTCCGGAACTCGCCGAGGATTTCTCCAATCAGCTTTGCAGTAATGACGCCGCAATTATCCGCGAATTTGCGGAAGCGACGTTTCTTTCGGATCACCGGGACATTCTCGAAGCGGTCAACGTGCCGGTTCTGGTCATTCAGCCTGCCGATGACACGATCGTGCCGGTGGAGGCGACGACCTATCTCGTAAGGGAACTGCCTGATGCCCGGATTGTCTGGATGAACGGTCGCGGTCATAACCCGCACCTCAGTCATCCGGAAGAACTGATCCCTCTGATAGAAGAATGGACAGGGCGAGACGGGGTGCGTGAATGA
- a CDS encoding SHOCT domain-containing protein translates to MMHGYNTGNFLMGGGWIWGLFQLALVILIVYVVWQLIQNRRGSSSQEDARQDALSILDSRFASGEIDDDEYNRKKRAILDR, encoded by the coding sequence ATGATGCATGGTTATAATACCGGGAACTTCCTGATGGGAGGAGGATGGATCTGGGGGCTGTTTCAGCTGGCCCTCGTGATCCTCATCGTCTATGTGGTCTGGCAGCTGATACAGAACAGACGGGGCTCCTCTTCCCAGGAAGATGCGAGGCAGGATGCCCTGTCGATCCTCGACAGCCGCTTCGCCTCAGGTGAAATCGATGATGACGAATATAATCGGAAAAAGCGGGCGATTTTGGATCGCTGA
- a CDS encoding LacI family DNA-binding transcriptional regulator codes for MKMTIKEIAKLAGVSQATVSKIINNYDDVGQKTKERVLAIMDEYGYRPSYAAQSLVKKVTKVVGVIYAGHINANFNHPFFVEVVDMFKKTLGGEGYDLLFFSNEKFHKADENYLQRCQHYNVDGCIIIGGEQVEPSIYELDQSTIPCIGVDIELTGPHSGYIMTDNIQVSSMAVEHFYLTGRREVAFIGGEKESFVSRQREAGFRERIKAYGLQAPEEWFVYGDFFEESGYACMKELLRSERTPQAIFAISDLMAFGAMKAIKDQGLDIHDFAIIGCDDITAAKHVEPPLTTIKQDKQKIGRMAAFILKDLITGHIEQTSLKVDPELVVRESCGSKKPGVMR; via the coding sequence ATGAAAATGACCATTAAAGAAATAGCCAAGCTTGCGGGGGTTTCCCAGGCAACGGTATCGAAAATTATTAATAATTACGATGATGTGGGCCAAAAAACCAAAGAGCGTGTACTGGCCATTATGGACGAATACGGCTACAGACCTTCGTATGCAGCCCAGTCACTCGTAAAAAAGGTGACGAAAGTGGTCGGGGTGATTTATGCCGGTCACATCAATGCCAACTTCAATCATCCGTTCTTTGTTGAAGTGGTGGACATGTTTAAGAAAACCCTCGGAGGAGAAGGCTATGACCTGTTGTTTTTCTCTAACGAAAAGTTTCATAAAGCCGACGAAAATTACCTGCAGCGCTGCCAGCACTACAATGTGGACGGCTGTATCATTATCGGAGGAGAACAGGTCGAGCCGTCGATTTATGAACTGGATCAGAGCACGATTCCGTGTATCGGTGTCGACATTGAACTGACGGGTCCTCATTCAGGATACATCATGACGGACAATATCCAGGTGTCCTCGATGGCGGTCGAACACTTCTATCTGACGGGGCGGCGTGAAGTTGCTTTTATCGGAGGGGAAAAAGAATCCTTTGTATCAAGGCAGCGTGAGGCTGGCTTCAGGGAACGGATTAAGGCTTACGGGCTTCAGGCTCCTGAAGAGTGGTTCGTGTATGGGGACTTCTTCGAAGAGAGCGGTTATGCCTGCATGAAGGAGCTGTTGCGTTCCGAGCGCACACCGCAGGCGATCTTCGCCATTTCGGATTTGATGGCCTTCGGTGCCATGAAAGCGATCAAGGATCAGGGGCTCGATATTCATGATTTCGCGATTATCGGCTGTGATGACATCACCGCTGCGAAGCATGTTGAACCGCCGCTTACGACGATTAAACAGGATAAGCAGAAAATCGGGCGGATGGCGGCCTTTATATTGAAGGACCTCATTACCGGTCACATTGAACAGACTTCCCTGAAGGTCGATCCGGAACTGGTGGTCAGGGAGTCCTGCGGGTCGAAAAAGCCCGGTGTGATGAGATGA
- a CDS encoding carbohydrate ABC transporter permease: MKSEKQKTLISKILLYIGLSIVSLASLFPFYWMFVMATNSNEMINRTPPVMVPGDRLVDNFQNVLNSIPFFQTMLNSLIAATSITLGVLLLTSIAGFAFAKLEFPARNILFFFILGTMMIPPQLGLIPTYFIITELGWLSDLRAVIVPGLMNAFGIFWMRQYVASAVPDEIIEAARIDGCSNFRIYWNIVVPVILPAFATLGIIVFMFVWGDYLWPLVVLQDQSSQTIQVALRSLMDDRSRDYGMILSGTFWATVPLVVVFLFFNKLFIRSIADGAVKS, translated from the coding sequence ATGAAGTCAGAAAAACAAAAGACACTAATCAGTAAAATCCTTCTGTATATCGGGTTATCCATTGTTTCCCTTGCCTCGCTATTTCCATTCTACTGGATGTTTGTCATGGCAACGAACTCAAACGAAATGATTAACCGGACACCGCCGGTCATGGTTCCTGGTGACAGGCTCGTCGATAACTTTCAAAACGTATTGAACAGTATTCCATTCTTTCAGACCATGTTGAACTCTCTGATCGCAGCGACATCGATCACCCTTGGGGTGCTCCTGTTAACCTCGATCGCCGGTTTTGCCTTCGCGAAGCTTGAATTCCCTGCGCGAAACATCCTGTTCTTCTTTATTCTCGGAACGATGATGATTCCGCCGCAGCTCGGTCTTATTCCAACGTACTTCATCATCACGGAACTCGGCTGGCTGAGTGACCTGCGTGCTGTTATTGTACCGGGTCTGATGAACGCCTTCGGGATCTTCTGGATGAGACAGTACGTCGCGAGTGCCGTGCCTGATGAGATCATCGAAGCCGCCCGTATTGACGGCTGTTCTAACTTCCGTATCTACTGGAACATTGTTGTACCGGTTATTTTGCCGGCCTTCGCAACACTCGGGATCATCGTCTTCATGTTCGTATGGGGTGACTACCTCTGGCCGCTCGTTGTGCTTCAGGATCAGTCCAGCCAGACGATTCAGGTTGCACTTCGTTCCCTCATGGATGACCGAAGCCGTGACTACGGTATGATTCTGTCCGGTACATTCTGGGCTACCGTGCCGCTCGTCGTGGTATTCCTGTTCTTCAACAAGCTCTTCATCCGAAGTATCGCAGACGGTGCGGTCAAGAGCTAA
- a CDS encoding ABC transporter substrate-binding protein — translation MKKYLYLTSIIGMSAMLAACGGNDEGNNGNADPDPDNANSPSADNENDDTEVSDVGSDDADVELSVWLFGATGYPELAEEYAEENPNVSISFQEIEMGDHHNNLFTALSAGSGAPDLALIEVSEMDGYKSAEDRFVNLFDMGAGDLEDDYLDWAWENAQNVDGDFLFGLPTDVGPTAMFYRADVFEEAGLPSDPEELEAMLQTWEDYEEAAATIMEETGKPISGNPETLYNALRDQAPQSYFNEDNELILETTDYVRNAFMRTSDMINNDFVENLGMWTPEWGSGMADGSFAAMMAPAWMQGVIQDNAPDATEWRIIQVPEGGGNWGGSYMTMPDQTEHPEEAYAFMEWLLAPEQQLKAFENMGLFPSAPSVYEMDEFQNFTSDYFGGQATAQVFAQSALDGEHVYQGPSYGDVNSEILSGLDNVYDGIDPEEEWEDVLNRVNQRINR, via the coding sequence ATGAAAAAGTATTTGTATTTAACAAGCATCATCGGGATGTCAGCTATGCTCGCAGCGTGCGGCGGCAATGACGAAGGAAATAACGGCAATGCAGATCCGGATCCGGACAATGCAAACAGCCCAAGCGCAGACAACGAGAATGATGACACGGAAGTTTCTGATGTCGGCTCAGACGATGCAGACGTGGAACTGAGTGTCTGGCTCTTCGGTGCTACTGGCTACCCGGAATTGGCTGAAGAATACGCGGAAGAAAATCCGAATGTCAGCATCAGTTTCCAGGAAATCGAAATGGGTGACCACCACAACAACCTGTTCACTGCACTTTCAGCAGGAAGCGGCGCACCTGACCTTGCATTGATCGAAGTATCTGAAATGGATGGCTACAAATCCGCTGAAGATCGTTTCGTCAACCTGTTTGACATGGGTGCGGGAGACCTTGAAGATGACTATCTTGACTGGGCATGGGAAAATGCACAGAACGTCGATGGAGACTTCCTCTTCGGTCTTCCGACTGACGTAGGCCCAACGGCTATGTTCTACCGTGCTGACGTATTCGAAGAAGCTGGCCTTCCATCTGATCCGGAAGAATTAGAAGCAATGCTTCAGACGTGGGAAGATTACGAAGAAGCAGCTGCAACAATCATGGAAGAAACAGGTAAGCCGATTTCCGGAAACCCGGAAACGTTATACAACGCACTTCGTGACCAGGCTCCACAGTCTTACTTCAATGAAGACAATGAGCTGATCCTTGAAACAACAGACTACGTTCGTAACGCATTCATGCGTACGTCCGACATGATCAACAATGACTTCGTTGAAAATCTCGGCATGTGGACACCTGAATGGGGATCCGGCATGGCTGACGGCAGCTTTGCTGCAATGATGGCACCGGCTTGGATGCAGGGTGTTATTCAGGATAACGCGCCTGACGCAACGGAGTGGAGAATTATCCAGGTTCCTGAAGGTGGCGGAAACTGGGGCGGTTCTTATATGACTATGCCTGACCAGACAGAGCACCCTGAAGAAGCATATGCATTCATGGAGTGGCTCCTTGCTCCAGAACAACAGTTAAAGGCGTTTGAAAACATGGGTCTCTTCCCATCTGCACCTTCTGTGTATGAAATGGATGAATTCCAAAACTTCACAAGTGACTACTTCGGTGGCCAGGCAACGGCTCAGGTCTTTGCACAGTCTGCACTTGACGGTGAGCACGTTTACCAGGGACCAAGCTATGGTGATGTGAACAGTGAAATCCTGTCCGGTTTGGATAACGTTTATGACGGTATCGACCCAGAAGAAGAGTGGGAAGATGTTCTTAACCGTGTGAATCAGCGTATTAACCGATAA
- a CDS encoding response regulator transcription factor produces the protein MATILIVDDETRMLDLVALYVAPYGHRVLKESDGEAAVNRVADEPVDLVILDVMMPKMNGWEVCQDIRSFSDVPIIMLTARDGKEDVVKGLRYGADDYVTKPFDEGELMARVDALLRRTKRQDEAACGGLVWNGRERALSFEGEAIHLTPKEFDTIGLFLRNPGRAFSREEIIETAWGLGSGTEGRTVDTHIRNMREKIKKSGFPVEDHLKTVWGKGYKWESERDGSH, from the coding sequence ATGGCGACGATCCTGATTGTGGATGACGAAACCCGAATGCTCGACCTTGTGGCCCTGTATGTTGCGCCTTACGGACACCGGGTGCTGAAAGAATCTGACGGGGAAGCGGCGGTGAACCGCGTTGCAGATGAACCGGTGGACCTCGTCATACTTGATGTGATGATGCCAAAGATGAATGGATGGGAGGTCTGTCAGGACATCCGCTCTTTTTCGGATGTGCCGATTATTATGCTCACGGCACGTGACGGGAAAGAAGATGTCGTCAAGGGGCTCCGCTACGGGGCTGATGATTACGTCACGAAGCCCTTTGATGAAGGGGAACTGATGGCGCGGGTGGACGCCCTTCTCCGACGAACGAAACGGCAGGATGAAGCGGCCTGTGGCGGACTCGTCTGGAACGGCCGGGAACGCGCTCTTTCATTTGAGGGGGAGGCGATCCATCTCACCCCGAAAGAGTTTGATACGATCGGCCTCTTTCTCAGGAACCCAGGCAGGGCCTTTTCACGTGAAGAGATCATTGAAACGGCCTGGGGACTTGGCTCCGGGACCGAGGGGCGCACCGTTGATACGCATATCCGGAATATGCGGGAGAAGATCAAGAAAAGCGGCTTTCCTGTGGAGGATCATTTGAAAACGGTCTGGGGCAAAGGCTATAAGTGGGAGAGTGAACGGGATGGGAGTCATTGA